In the genome of Paenibacillus pabuli, one region contains:
- a CDS encoding class I SAM-dependent methyltransferase: MKKKMDYTTFYERIGRLNGWDFSSLKVTSEDIEWNFYEEVIRLTEPSDLLLDIGTGGGEAVLSIADAALLLIGIDLSRGMIETAQRNLKASGSRSNVRFVHMNAEQLTFPNQFFNVVSSRHCDFFTAEVYRVLADGGIFLTQQVSEHDKYNVKNAFGRGQASDVQPGTLMERYKRELREAGFRDIQAREYNATEYYATPDDLLFLLTHAPIIPDFGERESDLERFQQFVEQNSCDQGIRTNAARFMLTARK, from the coding sequence ATGAAGAAAAAGATGGACTATACTACTTTTTACGAACGTATTGGGCGATTGAATGGCTGGGACTTCAGCTCCCTGAAAGTGACTTCAGAGGATATTGAATGGAACTTTTACGAGGAAGTTATACGTCTCACCGAACCGTCCGATTTGTTGCTTGATATTGGCACAGGTGGTGGAGAGGCTGTTCTTTCCATCGCGGATGCCGCATTGTTATTGATTGGAATCGACCTTTCCCGGGGAATGATTGAGACTGCCCAGCGTAATCTAAAGGCATCTGGTTCCAGGTCGAATGTCCGTTTTGTGCATATGAATGCAGAGCAACTGACATTTCCGAATCAATTCTTTAATGTGGTGTCCTCCAGACACTGCGACTTCTTCACTGCAGAAGTATACAGGGTACTGGCCGATGGCGGTATATTCCTTACCCAACAAGTCAGTGAACATGATAAATATAATGTAAAAAATGCCTTTGGCCGTGGTCAAGCCTCAGATGTTCAACCAGGCACATTAATGGAACGATACAAACGTGAACTTCGCGAAGCGGGTTTTCGAGACATTCAGGCCCGCGAATATAATGCAACAGAGTATTACGCCACGCCTGATGATCTGCTTTTCCTGCTGACCCATGCACCGATCATTCCCGATTTTGGAGAGAGGGAATCCGACTTGGAGCGTTTCCAACAGTTCGTCGAGCAAAATAGCTGCGATCAAGGGATTCGAACCAACGCGGCACGTTTCATGCTGACTGCTCGGAAATAA
- a CDS encoding VOC family protein: protein MAIRSKQIFVNLPVKDLKKSVDFFTKVGFEFNVNFTDESATCMIIGDNIYAMLLVEDRFQSFISKKISNAADTAEVIVALSVESREQVDLIVQAALDAGAKPYNDPQDHGFMYGWSFQDLDDHLWEVSYMDLSSFPTQE, encoded by the coding sequence GTGGCTATTCGTTCCAAGCAGATTTTCGTTAATTTGCCCGTTAAGGATTTAAAGAAGTCCGTTGATTTTTTTACCAAAGTAGGGTTTGAGTTCAATGTGAATTTTACAGACGAGTCTGCGACTTGCATGATCATTGGAGACAACATCTATGCGATGCTGCTGGTGGAAGATCGTTTTCAATCGTTTATTTCGAAAAAAATATCCAATGCAGCGGACACGGCAGAAGTCATCGTAGCCTTGTCGGTGGAGAGTCGTGAACAGGTCGATCTGATTGTACAAGCTGCCCTGGATGCTGGCGCCAAGCCGTATAACGATCCTCAAGATCATGGGTTTATGTATGGATGGAGTTTTCAGGACCTGGATGATCATCTATGGGAAGTTTCCTATATGGATCTAAGTAGCTTTCCCACTCAAGAGTAG
- a CDS encoding penicillin-binding transpeptidase domain-containing protein: MKSKRKIIYGLLPILFAGGIGMYLYMQNSKTEEVKPEVTVNQYIEHLQKKEFDQLYTLMTPASLKESDMNREQFVEKYNAIYSGMEVSSIKAELKPKVNKEPTDGTGTETKNQSPDTYEVDYSLQLTTFLGEVNETHTLKLVREELDEGGKVWRINWKPSMILTDMVKGSKVRVRTLFPERGDIVDREGLPLATKGNIYEWGIVPEKLGENPETMIVRIAEHYKVTADLINNALAQKWVKPEYFVPIASTEDSRVPVTLAGVQVQSKEIRYYPLGEAAAHLIGYVRKATKEDLEKDTEGYYRAEDWIGKAGLEQSLEKQLRGERGGLIEITDDSGNTRSELIRKDAVDGQNVQLTIDSEQQRKLYKTLASDGDAGAMVMMNPTDGNLLALVSAPSYNPNKMVTGLTQAEWDAYSADEKLPFINRFTNRYAPGSTFKAITAAAGLMEKVTTPDKSHDISGLQWRKDESWGGYYVKRVKSVSPVNMVDALVYSDNIYFAMEAVGMGSAKFIDGIQKFGFGDNFGLDELYLKPSQYANEAHLDLSSEVLLADTSYGQGEMLMSPIHLASSFTPFINEGKMVKPVLIEEKEIAKPEVVITPEVANTVKDALGEVVTRSGGTAHSLNSLPEGLAAKTGTAELKAKKGEKGQENGFVVVFDTESPSFLIAAVIEQVNGRGGSHYVLDKLKPFLEKKGATQ; encoded by the coding sequence ATGAAATCAAAACGTAAAATTATTTATGGACTGCTTCCCATCTTATTTGCCGGTGGAATCGGAATGTACTTATACATGCAGAATAGCAAGACAGAGGAAGTGAAGCCTGAAGTAACCGTTAATCAGTACATAGAGCATTTGCAGAAGAAAGAATTTGATCAGCTGTATACCTTGATGACGCCTGCTTCATTGAAAGAGTCCGACATGAACCGTGAGCAATTTGTTGAAAAATACAACGCGATCTATTCGGGCATGGAGGTTTCATCGATTAAGGCAGAATTGAAACCGAAAGTAAACAAAGAGCCAACGGACGGCACTGGTACTGAAACTAAAAACCAAAGCCCGGATACCTACGAAGTGGACTACAGCCTGCAGTTAACGACCTTCCTGGGGGAAGTGAATGAGACACATACACTGAAACTGGTGCGTGAAGAGCTTGATGAAGGTGGCAAAGTCTGGCGAATCAACTGGAAGCCATCCATGATTTTGACCGACATGGTCAAAGGGAGCAAAGTTCGGGTGAGGACGCTTTTCCCTGAACGTGGAGACATTGTTGATCGTGAAGGGCTGCCCCTAGCAACAAAGGGAAATATATATGAATGGGGCATCGTACCTGAGAAGCTGGGAGAAAATCCGGAGACGATGATTGTCCGTATTGCGGAACATTACAAAGTAACAGCAGATCTAATTAACAACGCGTTAGCACAGAAGTGGGTAAAGCCGGAATATTTTGTTCCGATTGCTTCAACAGAGGACTCCAGGGTACCTGTAACACTGGCTGGTGTGCAAGTTCAATCCAAAGAAATACGATATTATCCGCTTGGCGAGGCTGCTGCACACTTGATCGGTTACGTACGTAAGGCCACCAAAGAAGATCTGGAGAAAGATACGGAAGGTTACTACCGTGCAGAAGATTGGATTGGCAAAGCGGGACTGGAGCAATCACTGGAGAAACAGCTTCGCGGCGAACGAGGTGGTCTGATTGAGATTACGGATGATTCCGGCAACACTCGCTCAGAGTTAATCCGCAAGGATGCAGTGGATGGACAGAATGTTCAACTGACGATCGACTCCGAGCAACAGCGCAAGTTGTATAAGACACTAGCGAGTGATGGTGACGCCGGAGCAATGGTGATGATGAATCCAACAGACGGTAATCTGCTGGCATTGGTCAGTGCGCCTTCCTATAATCCGAACAAGATGGTTACGGGACTGACTCAGGCAGAGTGGGATGCATATTCCGCAGATGAGAAGCTGCCTTTTATCAATCGATTTACGAATCGCTATGCACCAGGTTCAACCTTCAAAGCCATTACGGCAGCGGCAGGTCTAATGGAGAAGGTTACCACACCGGACAAATCGCATGATATCTCTGGTCTGCAATGGCGCAAGGATGAGAGCTGGGGCGGTTACTATGTGAAGCGTGTGAAAAGTGTATCCCCCGTGAATATGGTTGATGCGCTGGTCTACTCGGACAATATCTATTTTGCGATGGAAGCTGTTGGGATGGGCAGCGCCAAGTTCATAGATGGCATACAGAAGTTCGGTTTTGGAGACAACTTTGGGTTGGATGAACTGTATTTGAAACCAAGTCAGTATGCAAACGAGGCTCATCTTGATCTGTCATCCGAGGTGTTGCTCGCTGATACATCCTATGGACAGGGAGAGATGTTGATGTCCCCGATCCATCTGGCGTCGTCCTTCACCCCTTTTATTAATGAAGGAAAAATGGTGAAGCCTGTGCTGATAGAGGAAAAGGAAATCGCCAAACCGGAAGTTGTGATTACGCCTGAAGTCGCGAATACGGTGAAGGATGCCTTGGGCGAGGTGGTGACCCGATCGGGAGGAACGGCCCATTCCTTGAACTCACTTCCAGAAGGACTGGCGGCCAAGACAGGGACTGCGGAGCTAAAGGCCAAGAAGGGCGAGAAAGGACAGGAGAACGGTTTTGTCGTAGTGTTTGATACCGAATCGCCCTCCTTCCTTATCGCCGCGGTTATTGAACAAGTGAACGGAAGAGGCGGCAGTCATTATGTTTTGGATAAATTAAAGCCGTTTCTGGAGAAAAAAGGAGCCACGCAGTAA
- a CDS encoding FxLYD domain-containing protein, whose protein sequence is MYCHVCGTKSNPGDSTCRKCRTKLKDSSSTDEQIWAETAVGLESGTGKASDQLSRQHQSAPKQNNTSQGRAFSWIIPLLLAAVMGALLTYYYKQEMGINAEVKSLHQQAEQAALDGKYQDALQLLDSALAKRPNVDGIVQDRQITAKAFNLMNQLNGAAKSLKTGKLAAGDKTLQAVAKVLKEREEPVFAKVRTTLNNNKVTLAILKVKKEIDSLTTVQALAEKLDTVSKLKGKEAEAVQKQIIDKLAGLSYKQAEQQVKKKDFTAALQTVDQGLSYAPEDDKLTAYRERVLNEKKAFEKAEADRIQLAEQQAAEEDLKNRTAAVSIVDVEATLDMYGDLYISGSIVNNATRPISSVTVMVDIYGTDGSYIGQTYADVYPSWLEVGDQGFFETYYYGVYEEAEVSVVNATWYLE, encoded by the coding sequence GTGTATTGTCACGTATGTGGAACCAAAAGCAATCCAGGGGACAGCACATGTAGAAAGTGTAGAACAAAATTAAAAGATTCAAGCTCTACAGATGAACAGATCTGGGCAGAGACTGCGGTTGGCCTGGAAAGTGGAACGGGAAAAGCATCGGATCAGTTATCCAGACAGCATCAGTCTGCACCGAAGCAGAACAATACTTCACAAGGTCGAGCATTCAGCTGGATTATCCCACTTCTTCTGGCAGCGGTGATGGGGGCCTTGTTGACTTATTATTACAAGCAGGAGATGGGGATCAATGCGGAGGTAAAATCACTGCATCAACAGGCGGAGCAGGCAGCCTTGGACGGTAAATATCAAGATGCGCTTCAACTTCTGGATTCGGCTCTTGCGAAACGGCCAAATGTTGATGGAATTGTGCAGGATCGCCAAATCACAGCCAAAGCCTTCAATCTGATGAATCAACTGAACGGAGCTGCGAAGAGTCTGAAAACGGGAAAACTTGCTGCCGGTGACAAGACACTTCAGGCTGTGGCGAAAGTGTTGAAAGAGAGAGAAGAACCGGTTTTTGCCAAGGTACGTACGACTCTAAACAACAACAAGGTGACACTGGCTATTCTGAAGGTAAAGAAGGAAATTGATAGTTTGACAACCGTACAGGCACTTGCTGAGAAATTGGATACTGTATCGAAATTGAAGGGCAAGGAAGCAGAGGCGGTTCAGAAACAAATTATCGACAAGCTGGCCGGCCTTAGCTATAAGCAAGCTGAACAGCAAGTGAAGAAAAAGGATTTTACGGCTGCATTGCAAACCGTTGATCAGGGATTATCCTACGCGCCGGAGGATGACAAACTGACTGCATATCGCGAACGGGTGCTGAATGAGAAGAAGGCTTTTGAAAAAGCGGAAGCCGATCGAATTCAACTTGCCGAGCAGCAGGCAGCAGAAGAAGATCTGAAAAACCGTACCGCAGCGGTTAGCATCGTGGACGTTGAAGCAACACTCGATATGTATGGCGACCTGTATATAAGCGGCTCAATCGTGAATAATGCTACACGGCCGATCTCTTCCGTCACAGTTATGGTGGACATCTATGGCACGGATGGGTCATATATCGGCCAAACCTATGCGGATGTATATCCAAGCTGGCTTGAAGTAGGGGATCAGGGATTTTTTGAAACGTATTATTACGGTGTGTATGAGGAAGCGGAAGTTTCTGTAGTGAATGCCACGTGGTATCTGGAATAG